One part of the Candidatus Eremiobacteraceae bacterium genome encodes these proteins:
- a CDS encoding undecaprenyl-diphosphate phosphatase: protein MNAIIHAIGLGIIQGITELFPISSAAHTVLLSYLFRWDFPSLPFVVMLHLGTFLAVLVYFWQDYAALVRGLVTGIRTRFTEPNERLALLVIIGFVPLAIGGKLLSKSVDPLFANPTVAAAVLLVTGIVLYVTERLSQRKPKPLEARPASVPDETTERMWFPEQKKPKHSYEGAAKLSWL, encoded by the coding sequence GGAACTCTTCCCGATATCCAGCGCCGCCCACACAGTTCTGCTCTCGTATCTCTTCCGCTGGGATTTTCCAAGCCTTCCATTCGTCGTGATGCTTCATCTCGGCACGTTCCTCGCCGTCCTCGTGTATTTCTGGCAAGACTATGCGGCACTCGTTCGCGGTCTCGTCACCGGCATCCGAACGCGCTTTACCGAGCCGAATGAACGCCTTGCGCTGCTCGTGATCATCGGCTTTGTGCCGCTCGCGATCGGAGGCAAGCTGCTTTCCAAGAGCGTCGATCCGCTCTTCGCAAATCCCACCGTCGCCGCTGCGGTGCTGCTCGTCACCGGCATCGTGCTGTACGTGACGGAACGATTGAGCCAACGCAAGCCGAAACCGCTCGAAGCTAGGCCTGCGAGCGTGCCCGACGAGACTACGGAACGCATGTGGTTTCCCGAACAGAAAAAACCGAAGCACTCGTATGAGGGTGCAGCGAAGCTCTCGTGGCT